Proteins encoded by one window of Macaca mulatta isolate MMU2019108-1 chromosome 10, T2T-MMU8v2.0, whole genome shotgun sequence:
- the ZNF335 gene encoding zinc finger protein 335 isoform X2, with the protein MEENEVESSSDAAPGPGRPEEPSESGLDVGTSEAVSADSSDAAAAPGQAEADDSGVGQSSDHGSRSQEEVSESSSSADPLPNGYLPDSSSVSHGPVAGVTGGPPALVHSSALPDPNMLVSDCTASSSDLGSAIDKIIESTIGPDLIQSCITVTSAEDGGAETTRYLILQGPDDGAPMTSPMSSSTLAHSLAAIEALADGPTSTSTCLEPPEEAQGGPSSPVQLPPASGAEEPDLQSLEAMMEVVVVQQFKCKMCQYRSSTKATLLRHMRERHFRPAAATAASGKKGRLRKWSTSTKTQEEEGPEEEDDDDIVDAGAIDDLEEDSDYNPAEDEPRGRQLRFQRPTPSTPRPRRRPGRPRKLPRLESSDLPDGVEGEPLVSSQSGQSPPEPQDPEAPSSSGPGHLVAMGKASRTPVEAGVSQSDAENAAPSCPDEHDTPPRRRGRPSRRFLGKKYRKYYYKSPKPLLRPFLCRICGSRFLSHEDLRFHVNSHEAGDPQLFKCLQCSYRSRRWSSLKEHMFNHVGSKPYKCDECSYTSVYRKDVIRHAAVHSRDRKKRPDPTPKLSSFPCPVCGRVYPMQKRLTQHMKTHSTEKPHMCDKCGKSFKKRYTFKMHLLTHIQAVANRRFKCEFCEFLCEDKKALLNHQLSHVSDKPFKCSFCPYRTFREDFLLSHVAVKHTGAKPFACEYCHFSTRHKKNLRLHVRCRHASSFEEWGRRHPEEPPSRRRPFFSLQQIEELKQQHSVAPGPPPSSPGPPEIPPEATPFQSSEAPSLLCPDTLGGATIIYQQGAEESTAMATQTALDLLLNMSAQRELGGTALQVAVVKSEDMEAGLASPGGQPSPEGATPQVVTLHVAEPGGGAAAESQLGPPDLPQITLAPGPFGGTGYSVITAPPMEEGTSAPGTPYSEEPSGEAAQTVVVSDTLKEAGTHYIMATDGTQLHHIELTADGSISFPSPDALASGAKWPLLQCGGLPRDGPEPPSPANTHRVGDPPSSASPPPATSKALGLAVPPSPPCAATAASKKFSCKICAEAFPGRAEMESHKRAHAGPGAFKCPDCPFSARQWPEVRAHMAQHSSLRPHQCSQCSFASKNKKDLRRHMLTHTKEKPFACHLCGQRFNRNGHLKFHIQRLHSPDGRKSGTPTARAATQTPTQTIILNSDDETLATLHTALQSSHGVLGPERLQQALGQEHIIVAQEQTVTNQEEATYIQEITTADGQTVQHLVTSDNQLSSWRTRPQHLPPCHHCHPPPRPQVQYIISQDGVQHLLPQEYVVVPEGHHIQVQEGQITHIQYEQGAPFLQESQIQYVPVSPGQQLVTQAQLEAAAHSAVTAVADAAMAQAQGLFGTEEAVPEHIQQLQHQGIEYDVITLADD; encoded by the exons ATGGAGGAGAACGAGGTGGAGAGCAGCAGCGACGCGGCCCCTGGGCCTGGCCGGCCCGAGGAGCCCTCTGAGAGCGGCCTGGATGTGGGCACCTCGGAAGCCGTGTCGGCCGACAGCAGCGACGCCGCGGCCGCCCCGGGGCAGGCAGAGGCCGATGACTCTGGCGTGGGGCAAAGCTCGGACCACGGCAGCCGCTCTCAG GAGGAGGTATCCGAGAGCAGCTCGAGCGCAGACCCCCTGCCTAATGGCTACCTCCCTGATTCGTCGTCTGTGTCCCATGGGCCAGTGGCAGGGGTGACAGGCGGTCCCCCAGCACTTGTGCACTCTAGTGCACTCCCAGACCCCAACATGCTGGTGTCCGACTGCACAGCTTCCTCCTCGGACCTGGGCTCAGCCATCGACAAGATCATCGAGTCCACCATCGGGCCCGACCTCATCCAGA GCTGCATCACTGTGACCAGTGCCGAGGATGGCGGGGCCGAGACCACGAGGTACCTGATCCTGCAGGGCCCAGATGATG GAGCCCCCATGACATCACCAATGTCCAGTTCCACCTTGGCCCACAGCCTGGCAGCCATTGAGGCCCTGGCAGATGGccccacatccacatccacatgcCTGGAGCCACCTGAGGAGGCACAGGGTGGGCCCAGCTCCCCGGTGCAGCTGCCTCCAGCCTCTGGTGCTGAAGAACCAGACCTGCAGAGCCTGGAGGCcatgatggaggtggtggtggtgcagCAGTTCAAGTGCAAGATGTGCCAGTACCGGAGCAGCACCAAGGCCACACTGCTGCGCCACATGCGGGAGCGCCACTTCCGTCCAG cagcagccacagcagcaTCTGGTAAAAAAGGACGTCTACGGAAGTGGAGCACCTCCACCAAGACCCAAGAGGAAGAGGGACCGGAGGAGGAGGACGATGACGACATTGTAGACGCTGGAGCCATTGATGACCTAGAGG AGGATAGCGACTATAATCCAGCTGAGGATGAGCCCCGAGGCCGGCAGCTTCGGTTCCAGCGCCCCACCCCTAGTACCCCAAGGCCCCGAAGGAGACCTGGCCGACCCCGGAAGCTGCCCCGCCTGGAGAGCTCAGACCTCCCAGATG GTGTGGAAGGAGAGCCTCTAGTGAGTTCCCAGAGTGGACAGAGCCCTCCAGAGCCACAGGATCCCGAGGCTCCCagctcctcaggcccaggacacCTGGTGGCTATGGGCAAGGCAAGCAGGACCCCTGTGGAAGCTGGTGTGAGCCAGTCAGATGCAGAGAACGCAGCTCCCTCCTGCCCGGATGAGCATGACACTCCACCCCGGCGCCGAGGTCGACCTTCCAGGCGCTTCCTAGGCAAGAAATACCGCAA GTACTATTACAAGTCGCCCAAACCGCTTTTGAGGCCCTTCCTGTGCCGCATCTGTGGTTCTCGCTTTCTGTCCCACGAGGACCTGCGCTTCCACGTCAACTCCCATGAGGCTGGCGATCCCCAGCTCTTCAAGTGCCTGCAGTGCAGCTATCGTTCCCGCCGCTGGTCCTCTCTCAAG GAGCACATGTTCAACCACGTGGGCAGCAAGCCCTACAAGTGTGACGAGTGCAGCTACACCAGTGTCTACCGGAAGGACGTCATTCGGCACGCCGCTGTGCACAGCCGAGACCG GAAGAAGAGGCCAGATCCG ACTCCAAAGCTGAGCTCTTTCCCCTGCCCTGTGTGTGGCCGTGTGTACCCCATGCAGAAAAGACTCACGCAGCACATGAAGACGCACAGCACTGAGAAGCCCCATATGTGTGACAAG TGTGGAAAGTCCTTTAAGAAGCGCTACACCTTCAAAATGCACCTGCTCACACATATCCAGGCTGTTGCCAACCGCAG gttcaagtgtgAGTTCTGTGAGTTCCTTTGTGAAGACAAGAAGGCACTGCTGAACCACCAGTTGTCCCACGTCAGTGACAAGCCCTTCAAATGCAGCTTTTGTCCCTACCGCACCTTCCGAGAGGACTTCCTGCTGTCCCATGTGGCTGTTAAGCACACAG GGGCCAAGCCCTTCGCCTGTGAGTACTGCCACTTCAGCACACGGCACAAGAAGAACCTACGCCTGCACGTACGGTGCCGACATGCAAGCAGCTTCGAGGAATGGGGGAGGCGCCACCCTGAGGAGCCCCCCTCCCGCCGTCGCCCCTTCTTCTCTCTGCAGCAGATTGAGGAGCTGAAGCAGCAGCACAGTGTGGCCCCTGGACCACCTCCCAGCTccccaggacctcctgag ATACCCCCAGAGGCGACACCTTTCCAGTCATCTGAGGCTCCCTCACTGCTCTGTCCTGACACCCTGGGCGGCGCCACCATCATCTACCAGCAAG GAGCCGAGGAGTCGACAGCGATGGCCACGCAGACAGCCTTGGATCTTCTGCTGAACATGAGTGCCCAGCGGGAACTGGGGGGCACAGCCCTGCAG GTGGCCGTGGTGAAGTCGGAGGACATGGAAGCAGGGTTAGCATCCCCTGGTGGGCAGCCCTCCCCTGAAGGTGCCACTCCACAGGTGGTCACCCTCCATGTGGCAGAGCCGGGGGGCGGTGCGGCAGCCGAGAGCCAGCTAGGCCCTCCTGACCTACCACAGATCACCCTGGCACCTGGTCCATTTGGTGGGACTGGCTACAGTGTCATCACGGCACCCCCTATGGAGGAGGGGACATCAGCTCCTGGCACACCTTACAG CGAGGAACCCTCAGGAGAGGCAGCCCAGACTGTGGTTGTGAGTGACACCCTAAAAGAAGCTGGCACCCACTACATCATGGCTACTGATGGTACCCAGTTGCACCACATTGAG CTCACCGCAGATGGCTCCATCTCCTTCCCAAGTCCAGATGCTCTGGCCTCTGGTGCCAAATGGCCCCTGCTGCAGTGTGGGGGGCTGCCTAGAGATGGCCCTGAGCCTCCATCTCCAGCCAACACCCACCGTGTAGGGGACCCCCCGAGCTCtgcctccccacctcctgcaACCAGCAAAGCCCTGGGCCTGGCAGTGCCCCCCTCACCGCCGTGTGCAGCCACTGCAGCATCAAAGAAGTTTTCCTGCAAGATCTGTGCCGAGGCCTTCCCTGGCCGAGCTGAGATGGAGAGTCACAAGCGGGCCCATGCTGGGCCTGGTGCCTTCAAGTGCCCCGACTGCCCCTTCAGTGCCCGCCAGTGGCCCGAGGTCCGG GCGCACATGGCGCAGCACTCAAGCCTGCGGCCCCACCAGTGTAGCCAGTGCAGTTTCGCCTCCAAGAATAAGAAGGACCTGCGGCGGCACATGCTGACTCACACCAAGGAGAAGCCTTTTGCGTGCCACCTCTGCGGGCAGCG TTTCAACCGTAACGGGCACCTCAAGTTCCATATCCAGCGGCTGCACAGTCCTGATGGGAGGAAGTCAGGAACTCCTACAGCCCGGGCTGCTACCCAGACCCCAACCCAGACCATCATCCTGAACAGTGATGACGAAACACTGGCCACCCTGCACA CTGCACTCCAGTCCAGTCACGGGGTCCTGGGCCCAGAGCGGCTACAGCAGGCACTGGGCCAGGAACATATCATCGTTGCCCAGGAGCAGACAGTGACCAATCAG GAGGAAGCCACCTACATCCAAGAGATCACCACAGCAGATGGCCAGACCGTACAGCACCTGGTGACCTCCGACAACCAG CTGAGCTCCTGGAGAACGAGGCCTCAGCACCTGCCTCCTTGCCACCACTGCCACCCTCCCCCCCGCCCACAGGTGCAGTATATCATCTCCCAGGATGGTGTCCAGCACCTGCTCCCCCAGGAATATGTTGTGGTCCCCGAGGGCCATCACATCCAG GTACAGGAGGGCCAGATCACACACATCCAGTATGAACAAGGAGCCCCATTCCTTCAGGAGTCCCAG ATCCAGTATGTGCCTGTGTCCCCAGGCCAGCAGCTTGTCACACAGGCTCAACTTGAGGCTGCAGCACACTCGGCTGTCACAG CAGTGGCTGATGCTGCCATGGCCCAAGCCCAAGGCCTGTTTGGCACAGAGGAGGCAGTGCCTGAACACATTCAACAGCTGCAGCACCAGGGCATCGAGTACGACGTCATCACCCTGGCCGATGACTGA
- the ZNF335 gene encoding zinc finger protein 335 isoform X6, giving the protein MEENEVESSSDAAPGPGRPEEPSESGLDVGTSEAVSADSSDAAAAPGQAEADDSGVGQSSDHGSRSQEEVSESSSSADPLPNGYLPDSSSVSHGPVAGVTGGPPALVHSSALPDPNMLVSDCTASSSDLGSAIDKIIESTIGPDLIQSCITVTSAEDGGAETTRYLILQGPDDGAPMTSPMSSSTLAHSLAAIEALADGPTSTSTCLEPPEEAQGGPSSPVQLPPASGAEEPDLQSLEAMMEVVVVQQFKCKMCQYRSSTKATLLRHMRERHFRPVAAATAASGKKGRLRKWSTSTKTQEEEGPEEEDDDDIVDAGAIDDLEEDSDYNPAEDEPRGRQLRFQRPTPSTPRPRRRPGRPRKLPRLESSDLPDGVEGEPLVSSQSGQSPPEPQDPEAPSSSGPGHLVAMGKASRTPVEAGVSQSDAENAAPSCPDEHDTPPRRRGRPSRRFLGKKYRKYYYKSPKPLLRPFLCRICGSRFLSHEDLRFHVNSHEAGDPQLFKCLQCSYRSRRWSSLKEHMFNHVGSKPYKCDECSYTSVYRKDVIRHAAVHSRDRKKRPDPTPKLSSFPCPVCGRVYPMQKRLTQHMKTHSTEKPHMCDKCGKSFKKRYTFKMHLLTHIQAVANRRFKCEFCEFLCEDKKALLNHQLSHVSDKPFKCSFCPYRTFREDFLLSHVAVKHTGAKPFACEYCHFSTRHKKNLRLHVRCRHASSFEEWGRRHPEEPPSRRRPFFSLQQIEELKQQHSVAPGPPPSSPGPPEIPPEATPFQSSEAPSLLCPDTLGGATIIYQQGAEESTAMATQTALDLLLNMSAQRELGGTALQVAVVKSEDMEAGLASPGGQPSPEGATPQVVTLHVAEPGGGAAAESQLGPPDLPQITLAPGPFGGTGYSVITAPPMEEGTSAPGTPYSEEPSGEAAQTVVVSDTLKEAGTHYIMATDGTQLHHIELTADGSISFPSPDALASGAKWPLLQCGGLPRDGPEPPSPANTHRVGDPPSSASPPPATSKALGLAVPPSPPCAATAASKKFSCKICAEAFPGRAEMESHKRAHAGPGAFKCPDCPFSARQWPEVRAHMAQHSSLRPHQCSQCSFASKNKKDLRRHMLTHTKEKPFACHLCGQRFNRNGHLKFHIQRLHSPDGRKSGTPTARAATQTPTQTIILNSDDETLATLHTALQSSHGVLGPERLQQALGQEHIIVAQEQTVTNQEEATYIQEITTADGQTVQHLVTSDNQVQYIISQDGVQHLLPQEYVVVPEGHHIQVQEGQITHIQYEQGAPFLQESQIQYVPVSPGQQLVTQAQLEAAAHSAVTVADAAMAQAQGLFGTEEAVPEHIQQLQHQGIEYDVITLADD; this is encoded by the exons ATGGAGGAGAACGAGGTGGAGAGCAGCAGCGACGCGGCCCCTGGGCCTGGCCGGCCCGAGGAGCCCTCTGAGAGCGGCCTGGATGTGGGCACCTCGGAAGCCGTGTCGGCCGACAGCAGCGACGCCGCGGCCGCCCCGGGGCAGGCAGAGGCCGATGACTCTGGCGTGGGGCAAAGCTCGGACCACGGCAGCCGCTCTCAG GAGGAGGTATCCGAGAGCAGCTCGAGCGCAGACCCCCTGCCTAATGGCTACCTCCCTGATTCGTCGTCTGTGTCCCATGGGCCAGTGGCAGGGGTGACAGGCGGTCCCCCAGCACTTGTGCACTCTAGTGCACTCCCAGACCCCAACATGCTGGTGTCCGACTGCACAGCTTCCTCCTCGGACCTGGGCTCAGCCATCGACAAGATCATCGAGTCCACCATCGGGCCCGACCTCATCCAGA GCTGCATCACTGTGACCAGTGCCGAGGATGGCGGGGCCGAGACCACGAGGTACCTGATCCTGCAGGGCCCAGATGATG GAGCCCCCATGACATCACCAATGTCCAGTTCCACCTTGGCCCACAGCCTGGCAGCCATTGAGGCCCTGGCAGATGGccccacatccacatccacatgcCTGGAGCCACCTGAGGAGGCACAGGGTGGGCCCAGCTCCCCGGTGCAGCTGCCTCCAGCCTCTGGTGCTGAAGAACCAGACCTGCAGAGCCTGGAGGCcatgatggaggtggtggtggtgcagCAGTTCAAGTGCAAGATGTGCCAGTACCGGAGCAGCACCAAGGCCACACTGCTGCGCCACATGCGGGAGCGCCACTTCCGTCCAG tagcagcagccacagcagcaTCTGGTAAAAAAGGACGTCTACGGAAGTGGAGCACCTCCACCAAGACCCAAGAGGAAGAGGGACCGGAGGAGGAGGACGATGACGACATTGTAGACGCTGGAGCCATTGATGACCTAGAGG AGGATAGCGACTATAATCCAGCTGAGGATGAGCCCCGAGGCCGGCAGCTTCGGTTCCAGCGCCCCACCCCTAGTACCCCAAGGCCCCGAAGGAGACCTGGCCGACCCCGGAAGCTGCCCCGCCTGGAGAGCTCAGACCTCCCAGATG GTGTGGAAGGAGAGCCTCTAGTGAGTTCCCAGAGTGGACAGAGCCCTCCAGAGCCACAGGATCCCGAGGCTCCCagctcctcaggcccaggacacCTGGTGGCTATGGGCAAGGCAAGCAGGACCCCTGTGGAAGCTGGTGTGAGCCAGTCAGATGCAGAGAACGCAGCTCCCTCCTGCCCGGATGAGCATGACACTCCACCCCGGCGCCGAGGTCGACCTTCCAGGCGCTTCCTAGGCAAGAAATACCGCAA GTACTATTACAAGTCGCCCAAACCGCTTTTGAGGCCCTTCCTGTGCCGCATCTGTGGTTCTCGCTTTCTGTCCCACGAGGACCTGCGCTTCCACGTCAACTCCCATGAGGCTGGCGATCCCCAGCTCTTCAAGTGCCTGCAGTGCAGCTATCGTTCCCGCCGCTGGTCCTCTCTCAAG GAGCACATGTTCAACCACGTGGGCAGCAAGCCCTACAAGTGTGACGAGTGCAGCTACACCAGTGTCTACCGGAAGGACGTCATTCGGCACGCCGCTGTGCACAGCCGAGACCG GAAGAAGAGGCCAGATCCG ACTCCAAAGCTGAGCTCTTTCCCCTGCCCTGTGTGTGGCCGTGTGTACCCCATGCAGAAAAGACTCACGCAGCACATGAAGACGCACAGCACTGAGAAGCCCCATATGTGTGACAAG TGTGGAAAGTCCTTTAAGAAGCGCTACACCTTCAAAATGCACCTGCTCACACATATCCAGGCTGTTGCCAACCGCAG gttcaagtgtgAGTTCTGTGAGTTCCTTTGTGAAGACAAGAAGGCACTGCTGAACCACCAGTTGTCCCACGTCAGTGACAAGCCCTTCAAATGCAGCTTTTGTCCCTACCGCACCTTCCGAGAGGACTTCCTGCTGTCCCATGTGGCTGTTAAGCACACAG GGGCCAAGCCCTTCGCCTGTGAGTACTGCCACTTCAGCACACGGCACAAGAAGAACCTACGCCTGCACGTACGGTGCCGACATGCAAGCAGCTTCGAGGAATGGGGGAGGCGCCACCCTGAGGAGCCCCCCTCCCGCCGTCGCCCCTTCTTCTCTCTGCAGCAGATTGAGGAGCTGAAGCAGCAGCACAGTGTGGCCCCTGGACCACCTCCCAGCTccccaggacctcctgag ATACCCCCAGAGGCGACACCTTTCCAGTCATCTGAGGCTCCCTCACTGCTCTGTCCTGACACCCTGGGCGGCGCCACCATCATCTACCAGCAAG GAGCCGAGGAGTCGACAGCGATGGCCACGCAGACAGCCTTGGATCTTCTGCTGAACATGAGTGCCCAGCGGGAACTGGGGGGCACAGCCCTGCAG GTGGCCGTGGTGAAGTCGGAGGACATGGAAGCAGGGTTAGCATCCCCTGGTGGGCAGCCCTCCCCTGAAGGTGCCACTCCACAGGTGGTCACCCTCCATGTGGCAGAGCCGGGGGGCGGTGCGGCAGCCGAGAGCCAGCTAGGCCCTCCTGACCTACCACAGATCACCCTGGCACCTGGTCCATTTGGTGGGACTGGCTACAGTGTCATCACGGCACCCCCTATGGAGGAGGGGACATCAGCTCCTGGCACACCTTACAG CGAGGAACCCTCAGGAGAGGCAGCCCAGACTGTGGTTGTGAGTGACACCCTAAAAGAAGCTGGCACCCACTACATCATGGCTACTGATGGTACCCAGTTGCACCACATTGAG CTCACCGCAGATGGCTCCATCTCCTTCCCAAGTCCAGATGCTCTGGCCTCTGGTGCCAAATGGCCCCTGCTGCAGTGTGGGGGGCTGCCTAGAGATGGCCCTGAGCCTCCATCTCCAGCCAACACCCACCGTGTAGGGGACCCCCCGAGCTCtgcctccccacctcctgcaACCAGCAAAGCCCTGGGCCTGGCAGTGCCCCCCTCACCGCCGTGTGCAGCCACTGCAGCATCAAAGAAGTTTTCCTGCAAGATCTGTGCCGAGGCCTTCCCTGGCCGAGCTGAGATGGAGAGTCACAAGCGGGCCCATGCTGGGCCTGGTGCCTTCAAGTGCCCCGACTGCCCCTTCAGTGCCCGCCAGTGGCCCGAGGTCCGG GCGCACATGGCGCAGCACTCAAGCCTGCGGCCCCACCAGTGTAGCCAGTGCAGTTTCGCCTCCAAGAATAAGAAGGACCTGCGGCGGCACATGCTGACTCACACCAAGGAGAAGCCTTTTGCGTGCCACCTCTGCGGGCAGCG TTTCAACCGTAACGGGCACCTCAAGTTCCATATCCAGCGGCTGCACAGTCCTGATGGGAGGAAGTCAGGAACTCCTACAGCCCGGGCTGCTACCCAGACCCCAACCCAGACCATCATCCTGAACAGTGATGACGAAACACTGGCCACCCTGCACA CTGCACTCCAGTCCAGTCACGGGGTCCTGGGCCCAGAGCGGCTACAGCAGGCACTGGGCCAGGAACATATCATCGTTGCCCAGGAGCAGACAGTGACCAATCAG GAGGAAGCCACCTACATCCAAGAGATCACCACAGCAGATGGCCAGACCGTACAGCACCTGGTGACCTCCGACAACCAG GTGCAGTATATCATCTCCCAGGATGGTGTCCAGCACCTGCTCCCCCAGGAATATGTTGTGGTCCCCGAGGGCCATCACATCCAG GTACAGGAGGGCCAGATCACACACATCCAGTATGAACAAGGAGCCCCATTCCTTCAGGAGTCCCAG ATCCAGTATGTGCCTGTGTCCCCAGGCCAGCAGCTTGTCACACAGGCTCAACTTGAGGCTGCAGCACACTCGGCTGTCACAG TGGCTGATGCTGCCATGGCCCAAGCCCAAGGCCTGTTTGGCACAGAGGAGGCAGTGCCTGAACACATTCAACAGCTGCAGCACCAGGGCATCGAGTACGACGTCATCACCCTGGCCGATGACTGA